The sequence GGGGAAACATTCAGCCAAGGTGGCCGGTCCACCCCCGCtagcctctatggctagggtgtAGTATCGTGTGAACTCATCGGGGTCCgaatcgcctttaaacttgggcaacttcggggtccaaaaaccctctgggaagggcatggcctgtAGGTCGGCCCACAGAGGAGAGTCGTGATCCTGCAGGGGGTCCTCATGACGCTGGCCCTGGGGCTCCGGGGACCGAATGGGCTGTGTCCTTGCGTCGAGGGGCTCGTCTGTTCGTGGAGCATGGGTCAAAAACGCGCCAGCCGTCCCGGGAGCAGTGACGAAGGTGTGGAAAGCTTCCTGCTCGACCCGTAGGGCCATCCGTAGCTCCTCCAGCTGCGCCAGGAGCGCCTCCAAGCGTGATTGCTACTCGAGCGGAGCGGTGTTTCCGGCGGCAGTGCcagccgcagcccctaggggcatAGCGagggcctcgccttgctgctgctgggtgtccagggtagagaacccttcggtgttGCCCGTAGAtgtagttatggttgggtcggtggtggcTGTAAGGTTGCCGTTGCCCTCGGCTGGGGGGCCGTTGTCGGTGTCGGTTGCGTATAGTCGGCTGGACTGTCGCGCAGGCGTGACTGGGGGGTCAACCACTGCCGATGCGaccttggtggtctttttcttgggtggcatcctacctctcttagcacttctgtgttcgagtccccacgaaCGACGCCACTATTGGAGCAAGAATTCATCTTGCTccaacaagtacggcgagagtttcttctaaggaggagactaaagcttggagacgaagtttgagaggaaggaacaccacgaatatattgatgatagaaaaatgtatcactctgggaggagtatcatagcgtgacttggtgtgctttcacctttgtatctttttttgctGTGTTTTCCCTAGAGGACCATAGCCTTCTATTTATAGAGCCgggcgtagcttggcgtacaagttaccataatgtacaaatatccagggtctgactgaattactggatcttatcccggataactatcTTGTACCCTATCAGGGAGATAAATAttcaccgtggtaattatcgtggtgcttgcccctgaagggggtgagccagTCGCCAACTACGGCTCGGcgccacactgtcaggggtgtcagggcagacaccatcatgctggggtgtcagagcggcgtccactagcctaggtatttaatgctggtcacctcCTCGCAAGCAAAGTACGAtcggtgcttcccttttggcaaaTTTTTCCTGAGGcatgatgactcacccagtaacctccgggaagccagctCGGGCAGCGGGAGGCCAAGGCCTCGGAGAccaagccttcgggaggctaagCTCCGAAAGGTTGGGGCTTCGGAGGgcggaggctttgagaggccaagcctttgggaggcagggCTTCAGAAGGCCtgggcttcggaaggcggaaGCTTCGAGAGGTTGAgtctttgggaggctgagctgattaagccaaggggtcATCGGGGGTCTTTGATAACGACCTCCAACACGCTCCTAGTGAGGCTCTGAACGAAGCTCTCAGCTACTCGACAACGTAACTACCCGGTGTCACCGGGTTTGACCGGATAATctgagtgatacagacttgggttcttcacgacttttccctcgggtgatttgactcactttacaaatctgtgctacacaaatgtgCATATGCCTCATCGAAAAGATTCTAAATCaatcttgcaccctaaaccctaaccaattttgaacataatTCAACGGactatttctgctgaacccggagtctctaggtGAGTCTggaatatccgggtcagcccaaaaaagctgttctcgactggatttttggttgattcgggttgtgatcttttccaagcctagagggaacatgttaggggtaGTCTAAGGGtcctggaacttactcatcaactagcaacacgaatCTAGAGGTCATTTTCaaccaaaactctatttttgctaaaaaaaaactcaagaatgccaagaacttcaagaactacttgaTTCTTCtacgaaaacaaaaatggattggatagatgagtagctcatgagctagagaatgcaatggtaccacatgcataccttgaatcctccacttgagttcggattttgggagaaaagagagagtgagcttgagagggagaaaGGGGGCATCAGCAGCTGTGCTACACGGTGGGAGTGAGGGCACAGGACAGAGGGGTTGGGAGCAGGTGGCTGCtcatgagggagagggaggggtggttgGTCCACATGTAGGGCCCACGTATTAGAGAAAAGGGTCCGTTTAGACTGCGAATTCaactcttttctctcccgaatttccttGTCTCATCTAATTGAcatttaacgaagtgcattagcgtTCTGAATTAgcattacacaaaattaagcataatgcttaagaagcatgattttgcttaaatgcgtgattaagaatttgggacgtgacaatgaGCGAGTTTTCTGATTGGTTGGTGGGATTAGAGTGGATATGGTGAGTTAGTTTTCTATTTAGTTGGCGAAATTAGAGTATACAAGATGatccattcatatttatatgcattccataagcatttggataaatttgtgtatgtttaaattcaaattgaattaaaaaattaatatcacattaaataataaaaatacatataaatagatcaTTACAAATgattcactttttcaccaaataacctagcgttgaaaatatttttataaattactacatcacatgagaatagTGCTGACCAACTGAGCCGTGTCTACTAGACCGACCCGAGGCCTGCCACTATAGGCACGtccaggcacggcacgacccaaAGTTAGCTGGGTTGAGCTGGCATAGCACAAGGCATCAGGTTGTGCCTGGGCCAAGGCTGCAACACGTTGTGCTGGCACGGCCTGGGCTGGCCTGGCTAACCCTTGCCCCAGTCACCCAGCTCGCCTCTGCCCCTGCTGAGCCCCCTCACCAGCAACCGCGCCTTACCGCGCCCTGCCTTGCCCCCGCGTTGTGCCATGCCCCGCCCTGCCTCCTCGCCTTGCCCAGGCCACCGTGCTACCTCCCTGTCCTTCCTACCCTCACCTCCACACCGCCGCCTAGCCCCGCCATGCCCTTGCATCTAGCACGACACGACGTGCCATGGGCTGGCCCAACATAATATTGTGCTTCACGGGCCGAGCCTatggcacgcgggccggcacgcaCGACCCGGTTGGTTAGCCGGGCCTGATGGGTTGTGTTCTAATTGGGTTGTGCCTAGCTGGGTCCATGCTGTGCCGGACTGGGTGACCCAATTGACCAACTTTATAAcaaaagaatattaatgaattttttcagatttattTGACATTAAGAAGTTACAAAAATAAGCTTTTTTGGAGAagtttaattaaatattagctcatgttttttggatcaaaccaattaaaatgggttgttagtgagctctaatttacttataaaaacgtttagaatttttaaaccACTCTTATACTTCCAAATAAAATTAAGAATTAAATGAAAAATCATGAACGCACACGTATGAGAGCATGGACGAGCTCGGTGCTAACGCACACGTATGACGAGGCGAACCTAGATTGCTCAGTGCGATCAATTTTGGCTGGATCAGCTCATCCAGGATATGATGgaatattcctccattctgACCACCCATCCAATCCATCCAGTGAACCAAACATCAAGAAAACTGATGGCCATCTCTGGGATAGGTTCATCCATCGAGGAAGTGTTTGGTTCACCGTATCAAGGGTGGATGAGATCGCCCTGTCCAAGTTTTTTTTGTCAGCCAGGTGTTTGGTTCGTGGATAGGGCCATCCAACCAAAGAGAATCTTCCTCTAGATTTTGAACGAGCCTATCTAGCAAAAAGAACCGGACGAGGCCACCCGTGTTCATCGGCAGGTGTGGCTCGCGTACATGTGATTTCATGTTTTTCATTTAAATCTTGATTTTATCTGAGTATAAGAGTAGTTCAAAAATTCTGAATTTTTCGTGggcaaactagagctcattagcaacctattttaattagtctGATTtaaaaatcatgatccaatatttaactaaaattctctaaatatgcttatttttgtaatttatagcaatttttaatactcaaataaattcccaaaatctgaaaaatgtactaatattcttatcatgtgatgtactaatttataaaatatttttaaccctaatttatttgatgaaaaagtgagtttctttataatgctatatatgtatttttatcatttcatatgacattattagtttaatttaatttgaattcaaacaaattcaaacatgcacaaattcatctaAATACTTACTAAAAACACATACAACCAACTCAGCTCATCTAATCTATCAAACAAACAGAAAACTGACTAATTCTATCCACTCTAATCTCACCAGCGAAAACTAGCTTATCCTATCCatccaacaaaaacaaaaaattaaattatctcATCCTAAAAAATAGGAATGACACTATCTCATCTAACATTGCCCTCCAGCTAAACGCACCTCGAACCAAACATATCCTAACACACATGATCAATAACTCCATGATACAACGATCTTTCTGGAAATGCAAAGATTCTCCACTTTTACACCCTTGGAGCTCTTGATCTGATAGGTAACAAAAAATATAGACCATTTTCCTCTAGTCAACCGTTTGCTAACTATAAGATAAATAAAGTGATACTGCATCCTACAAGAATACTGAAGAAAAAATTCACCAACTGAGACAAACAACTGGGTGAAAAAGCCAAAAACCAGGTACTCTTCCATTCTTGATACTAGTTATTTTGGATGTCGACGCATATTTAATTATTACCTTTCCCAAAAATGTGTCAGCAaaagttattaaaaatataatgatACGAGAGTTTTTCCATGATAGATTCTAATACTCCTCCATTTTCATGCACCCGACAATCGCGAACATAGCATTTTGTTTAAAAATACTTGATAGTTCAAGGTTCCAAATGTAATCTGCCCAAATTCCCCTCCAAGCTAATCCACCTAACCTAGCTTTTTTTAATCTTGTCATGTGTGCTTGAGATATTTTACCTAAGGATATTTTGGCTAGTTATACAGGTACAACcaaaattgttgattatttgaaaacagagGAATCATCAACTTTATACGACAAATTAAATTGTGATTGGCTAGTTATACAGGTACAACcaaaattgttgattatttgaaaacagagGAATCATCAACTTTATATGACAAATTAATCTTGATGATTTATTGTATGTGAGTGGACAAAGCTCTTAAAAGTTATTTTCTATTACAAATTTTTCAACATTTTAATACGACATCGTTCAAAAAAACAATACCGAATTAAATATTccattttgaattcaaaccatTCTTACAAAAATTGGGAAAGCAAATTACCGTGAGCTATCCTAATTTTGTGAGTAAATTTCAAACCAACAACTATTCCAATACCGAATTAAATATTccattttgaattcaaaccatTCTTACAAAAATTGGGAAAGCAAATTACCGTGAGCTATCCTAATTTTGTGAGTAAATTTGAAACCAACAACTATTCTGACATAagtattataaaactataactttttgAACACATATCGTAGTTGTGATGTTGTTTGTGGGAGAACTACAACTTCATCGCAGAATTACAACTATATGTTCTTGCAGAATTACAAATTATGGAGCAAAATAGTAttagttttgcaaaaaagtTGTAGTTATATGGCACACAGCataaaaaaagttataattcGGTGATATTTGCTttatttcaaagaaaaaaaagtgggGTACCCGAACCAAGAAGAAGCCACGCAAGCGAGAATGCAACTCGTCGTCGTCTCATATCAGACGAGAGAGAATCGCGAGGAAGAGGGCGGCGGAGCTGACGACCACATGTGCTCGGGGAAGCCATAGAAGTCGTGGATGGTGCCGTTGCTGCCGCCAATGACGTtgaccgccggcgccgccgtctcCCAGTGGGCCGACACGACCAGGATGGCGCGCGGCAGCGCCTGATCGCCGCCGGCGACCCGCGCGGCGGGCATCCACGACCGGAAGAAGCCTCTCGTGGGGATGGTGTCGTCCATGGAGAGCGTAGGCGAGCCGTGCGAGAGGAAGGTGTCCATGGTTTGGGTTTGGGTTGAGGCACATGATGGAGTAGGTGGCGTTAGCGGGGAAAAAGGGGGTTAAAATggttttaattttcttttcgATGGAAGCAAATACGTATGATCATTCATCtctaacaaatatatatatgcaaatagttctatatacacaattttgtatattatttttacagcGAATCTAACAATGCCATGCCATTTTGCCCAACgaaatatttcaatatttattgtTGATCAAAGTTTGAATAGTGAAATAAGAGTATTTAATAACAAAAGGAGTATTTGACTTTACAAAAGTGCCATTTACTATGAGTTACCGAGACTTCGCACACGCACAACCCCAATAGGTTGAAGATGTATGTTAGGCCATGCCTTCCTGACAAACTGGACCCCAGTGTTTATTTAGCATCTGAAGCTAGTTAAATCTATAGTTAAAACCCATACACACGCAACTGAACgaaaaatatttccaaattTTTCTGTAGCATGTGATTCTAAGCTTCTAACTGTGCACATTGGCACAAAAAGGCTTACGCTCCGGCACATTAGAGCAAAACAAAGTTCCTATGCAACAAATCACCTTAGTACAAGGCCTACATTAGAGCAAAACAAAGTTCCTATGCAACAAATCACCTTAGTACGAGGCCTATTGCCAAAAATGACAACCATGGTTTCTTACCaaccttaaaaaaaaagaaaatttcattCCAAGCAAGAGAAGGATGCACCACCAGCCTGCTTGTCATAATGTATTTACTGTCAACTACGGTCAAAAGCTCCTTTTGTTGATGCAACTGAAACTCTAAACAAAAAGGACCTTTAAAAAAAGGGAAACTGAACCCTACTCGTGCTCCTTGACTAAACTGCAGCTAACTTAATCCCCGGCTGTTCTCTGCTCAGGTTGATCAGCCTCTTCAGTGGCACCTCCCTCTGTAACACCGACTTCTGCAGGGCGGAGGACGCGATCGTGCAACATGTAGCCCACCTGAAAACACAAATGCCACCAGAGAATATAGAAACGCCTGCATTAGGGGGAAAGCACACTGTACTGGCTGTACAAGACAGGTTTGACAATTCCAGTTCTAGTACTGCAATTTGAAAGATATAACCAATCGTCTGAAAGCATTTAAGGTACAGGCTATGAAATATAAGATAGTAATATGTACGAGACGTGCAATGCTACATCTTAAGAACAATGTACAAGTTAAGCTCAAACTGATTTGCCCCTGCTGAGATAGAAATATGTTGTTATTGAGAGACTCCATTAGAAGCAAAATGCTACATGTTTGAGCATCCAATCAGGCAATCACTCAAATTTTTTCTGTTACATGGAaataaaaaatgcatgcatgaaaataATCATTCATTATCATGACTGGAGCGCAACCAACTGCCATCCTGTCTCAGCAAAACAGCAACTTGAGCTCACGGCAGAAGCTGTGTGACCCTAATTGGAACAGAAGCACAGAAAAAATTGCTAGGCTACTGCAACATAATGCAAGAACTATGTAAAGCTGTACAGCTGTATAGGATCTTGCCAGACATATTCCAGCTTTGATCGCAGCACAATATGTAAGACCTTGGGTCCATATGAAAACAAACTCAAGGACATGAATGAATGAATCAACAATTCATTGAATTCAACAGTTGAAATGGAAACAAACTACTATCTCAACATGCTTGATTACATAGGGTACGCTGACAAATAGATAGTAACAGTACTTATGATGGCATACCTTCACAACAGAAGCAACAGTTCCCGCTGGTTTTGAACCATCAGGAATTTGAAAAATTGCACAATGCCTATTAGGATCAAATTTCTCATTTAATGGATCAAACTTTTCAACTCCAAACTTCTTGAAAACCTGTTCCAATTTGAGGGAAGATTTTCACATTAGGGAATATTTGCACAAaattgaaatgataaaaaatggcTGAAAGAAATTTTCCTGTAGAGAAAATCCTTCATTTTTTCATTAAAGGAAAGTCGTAACAAACAAAGTACCTCTGCTAGTTGCTTATCGGTCATGTCTACACCTTCCAGTAGAGTTTTCAGTAGTGGCACAGCTCCAGCAGAATCTTTTGATGTACGTATTTTTGAGAAGTTTTCCTTGACAACAGATGATGCTCTAGCCAAATTGTCAGCAACATCTAACAAGCTCTTAGAGAAGTTCTGCATGCACAATTATGAAAGATGCTATAAGCAAGAGCTAATTCAAAACATTTTATGGAAATATATGTCAAAATCTTCTAAGCAATTGAACTTCCAAAATGGAAGAAAAAGATCATGAATACAGGCCTGTACTGCATATTTTTTGGAGTTCTCAGATTCACGCTTTGTCTGAGCAATGACATTTTCCATTTCTGCATAGCTGCGCAAGACCTTCTCCTTCATTACTTTGATTTCATCATCTTTGGACTTCAGCAATCCGTCCTTCTCATGAACCAGCTTCACAAGGTCCTCTTTCGACAGATCAAGGTCTTCCTTACCTGAATCAAAAAAAGCAGTTCATTTAGTACCTCATATCCTAATACAACACTGGGACATGGAGTTTTGCAAACCTTCTTCTGGTGCCTTCTCACTTCCAGAAGAACTACTGCTTTCATTAGAAGGTTCACCATCCGCCTTATCACTTTGTTGGGGCAAAACAGAAGAAAACCCAAACCTTTGAAAAATGGAGGTTGAGTACCTCAAATTTTGATTCAACATATGGGGGACCTGCTCATAGAGAAAGTAAGCAAAGTCCTATAAGAACAGAGCCAATTAGCATATACTGGAAAATAACTTGTCAAAAACAGTCCAAACATTCAAACAAGGAGCACTCGTTTTTTAGGACAATTGTTATGATCCTAAGATCATAACGGTGGTAAACATCCGCCAGGAGGATAGCCTGGCGGCGTCAGCTACTAGGGATGAGAGATTAGGCTATAGATGAgagagacttagaatattagaggagactagattaattcttgttgtttgattccTAATACACAGCTATTGCCAACTATATATAGCTGGCCAGCTCACAGAGTCCCAAACTGATTACAACTTGTTTATTCCTTCCTACCGATTCTAACTCAATCCTAACCGAATCCAACCTGCCTACTTCTCCTAATCCGACTCTCCTAACATATCTTTACCGATCTGACCTTCCAAACTAATTTATCTCTTCCGTAAAACTGAAACTAACTCATCTCTTTAATCAGCCACCACTATTTCCTTCCTTGTTGGtgctctccttttctttcctaaTACCGCACATAACATCTCTCCCCTCCTTTGGAGACAGCTCGTCCTTGAGCTGTAGGGTGGCAGCAAAGGTTGCAGTCCTAACAGCCCCACATCGACGAAAGGTGTATCCCACGCCATCGTCCATGCGGATGCCAGAAGCAAGGCTGTATATGGTGTGACGCCAGCGCAGTGGTCCTTGATGAAGTCAGGAACACGGCCAACTTGGTCGCAGACTTTAGCTTCCTGTTGTAGTAGTCAGAACATCTCATCAAAAAGATGGTGGGTGGTTTGGTGTTGAGGGTGGTGTTCGTGCTTGAAGCAGTAGCAACAACATGCATGTCATGGTTGGTGATGGTGATAACCACCAATAGCGACGTGGTAGCAGCGCTGGCGGCGCTATTGCCGCCACCTCGGGCATATCGGTGAACACCTGGCGGGCAGGTCTGTGCCAACAATGGTCTCCACGTTCGATGCAGTCACAGCAGAGGTGTCACCCACCTTGAGCTTCTCAAGTGTCGTCATGCGTTCCATGAGCCCATTCATCGCGCACGTGATGTTGGCCAGTGcgttcttgatgtcattgaaGCCCTCCTGAAATTCCTTACGCAATAGATCTTCCTGGGCTGCAAGCGGCGCATTGAACTGCTTGTTCCCATCATCCGAAGCCAtggtctctgataccaatttgtTATTTGTTCCCATCATCTGAAGCCATGGTCTCTCATACCAATTTGTTATGATCCTAAGATCATAACAGGGGTAAATATCCATTGGGAGAATAGCCGGGCAGTGTCAACTACTATGTATgagagattagactatagatgagAGAGGCTTAGAATATTAGaggagactagattaattctctCAATCCTAACCGAATCCAACTTGCCTACTTCTCCTAATCTGACTCTCCTAACATATCTCTGCTGATCTGACCTTCCAAACTAATTTATCTCTTCCCTAAAACCAAAACTAACTCGTCTCTTTAATCAGCCGCCACTATTTCCTTCCTTGTTGGTgctctcctttccttttctaATACCGCACATAATACATCAGATTACTACTAGTATAGTAGATGATATACTAGTCTCCTACAACAATGGTTGGTAAGAACACATGCATCATTTGTATTTCCTTATTTAACCACAAAAAGATAAAAGAAATGTACATTTGTTGACTGGCAACAATACCCGCTAGCCTTAAAGAGTCAAAACACACATGCTTATGATGGAAAATGGATACAATAACATAAAGGGATAGCCATGCCAAAAACTAATAACACTTTTAAGCTACATAAAAAATCCTAACTTTCCAACGCTCTATTTTTCCACTAGTGGTTTtagtggtggaaggtggaaagTGTTTGTAAAatgtggaaaaaaaaatagaagtacTTTGTACCATAACCACTCCTATTGGAGTATTATGCCATCTCAATCAAATGTTCAGGAAAATAAAGAAGCAGTTTATTGCAGAAGACCACCAGCTTGTTCATACACACTGTTCTTCTATTTCTATTAAGAACATTTTAGGGAGCAAAATTTTCTTCTATAAACGATGTCCCATGTATTCTAGGTGAAACGCAAACAATATGCTTAAAATTCCCATGACTTATTCAATTTATGCAAAATGGTACAAGGTTCTGTCTCTTTGCTCATTAGACAAAAGGCTAAAATTGAGTAGTTCAGGCCTCCATGGGGGCAATCAATATAGAGAAGTAAAGAAATAAATTGTATAGGAGTCTGTGGTGACAAAGTGAGTAATCCATCACTGCCATAGAAGTTTGTTGTTTGATAATCGATATGGCTGGATGATGCGATAGAAATGTTAACATAACACTGAGAAAATAAGACCAGTGTCACATGCACAGTCAAAAAGACAAATATACGTCAAATGGTTACTAAACTCTTGATCAACACGTGGCTAGAAATTTTATGTGGAAAGCACAGAAGCTACACAAAATAATACTCTTGATCAAAGGCTGCCACCaagatcaaaaagaaaaaaatatactgCTAATTGGTCAGATACCTAAGAAGATGCTAGGCAACCAGCAAAGAATATCAATTAACTCGTAAAATCTCACTTCGCTCATAATTTGCTGCCCATGCTATAGATTATAACCCTACCATGAGCACCCCATCTTTATGCAATGAACAGTCCTGACTATCTGATGGGCCACACCACCATTAACTCACACTTCCAAAAATCATTACACATAATACATCCCTTAAAACCTCCGCGTAACTTCCCAATCCTCCATGAATCAAAATCCCACCTCGATTATAAACTATAACTAAACCCTCCCATCTTCTAGAACAACGGAGGAGGAATTACATTGGGCAACATCCGGcgagatcaatttttttttatctcatccCACATCCCAATTCCATCCTAATCTATTTAAGAAACACATAAAAAGTAGAAATCTCAGCTCGACCGATGAACCATAAGTGCTAGATCCCTCTCAACAAAAGGCACGAATCGCATCAAAAGGACAACAGCTACTAAAACCTTAAACCCCAGAATTATACTAGCCACAGCAATCGCCAATAGACCAATGATTCACCAAACTAATCCTCCAAGAGACAGCCCAGCAAGCTCACCCTGATCGAAGAGAAGGAACCGGCGAacggctccgccgccgccgctgccaccccGAAGCGCGCCGCTCCCGCGCGCCGCACCGCGATGACGCACTTCCTGGAGACGCGGGCGAGGAGGCGCGGGGCCACCATCCCTACGCTGCAGGAACCGAAGCGAGGAGCTGCTCGATATCCAACGGAAGCAGAAGAGAGGAAGAACGGGAGCGTCTGGAAGGAAGCTGCAGGAAGTGGAGGGAGAGCGGTTGGGGAAAAGGAGGATTTACTAGACAATTACCATAATGCCCATGGTTCATAAGGGCAGCATGGCGAGTATTACATGGGTGTTTGTGTCTTTTGGCGCACAAGGTTTAGGGCGTCGACTTGTCGTGCAAGAAGAAGGGTTTAAGCCACGGAGGAAACCGGTTATCTATCTAATTAGCTGGATATtgaagggctacaactttctTTTTCAACTTGCCTCTTCAATGACAATTGAGAATATCACTTAGCCCCATCCATAATGggagggaggagatggtggtGCCACTAGAGCCGCGAATCATTAAAAAGTCATTGGTAAAATTGAACTGATGTGAAGAATATATTTGTTGccaaaagttttgaaaaaaaagcaTAGAAGAATTCAGTGATCATAAGGTACTTGTGACTATATGAGCCATTCATCTATTTCATCCCCTATGCATTTTGAATGGATTCATCTCCCCTATTTTTTCAAGACCATAACCATCATTGCCGCATGCAAAATGTAGCTATTTTGTAAGACTACTCATGCTTCTTTGTACTCCGCTTGGCCATCTTACATTTTGCATGATCAACTCATAAGCTTCTGGTTTCTGCTGCAACCTGTATATCTATGCACTAGAATTCAGTCTAACAAGATGGTGAAATATCATGTTCTGGATGCAAGGAGGAACAATGGGGAAACATCGGTCATCGCCATCGGGAAGGAAGAAGAGCAGTAAGCGAAAGCACGGTATGGAGCTACTGTGCGCCATTGCTCGGCCTCCTCAAGAACGCTGGA is a genomic window of Phragmites australis chromosome 17, lpPhrAust1.1, whole genome shotgun sequence containing:
- the LOC133897731 gene encoding grpE protein homolog 2, mitochondrial-like isoform X2, giving the protein MVAPRLLARVSRKCVIAVRRAGAARFGVAAAAAEPFAGSFSSIRVPHMLNQNLRYSTSIFQRFGFSSVLPQQSDKADGEPSNESSSSSGSEKAPEEGKEDLDLSKEDLVKLVHEKDGLLKSKDDEIKVMKEKVLRSYAEMENVIAQTKRESENSKKYANFSKSLLDVADNLARASSVVKENFSKIRTSKDSAGAVPLLKTLLEGVDMTDKQLAEVFKKFGVEKFDPLNEKFDPNRHCAIFQIPDGSKPAGTVASVVKVGYMLHDRVLRPAEVGVTEGGATEEADQPEQRTAGD
- the LOC133897731 gene encoding grpE protein homolog 2, mitochondrial-like isoform X1, with amino-acid sequence MVAPRLLARVSRKCVIAVRRAGAARFGVAAAAAEPFAGSFSSIRVPHMLNQNLRYSTSIFQRFGFSSVLPQQSDKADGEPSNESSSSSGSEKAPEEGKEDLDLSKEDLVKLVHEKDGLLKSKDDEIKVMKEKVLRSYAEMENVIAQTKRESENSKKYAVQNFSKSLLDVADNLARASSVVKENFSKIRTSKDSAGAVPLLKTLLEGVDMTDKQLAEVFKKFGVEKFDPLNEKFDPNRHCAIFQIPDGSKPAGTVASVVKVGYMLHDRVLRPAEVGVTEGGATEEADQPEQRTAGD